The Chthonomonadales bacterium DNA window AAGCTTGCCCAAAACCTCCAAACGCCGCTGTTGTCTGACGCTCAATGTGATTGTCCCCATACCCATTAGCATGCGGACAAAGTCCCTGAGCAATAACACCGGACATATTCCCTGAGCAGTTACACGCGGCGGGCGCGCCGTTGACTCCGCGTGCGCGAACGGATATAATAGCCGTCATCCGGAGGGCGTCGAGACCGCCATGACCCGAGCCGCAACCACAACCCCGGCCGAGCGCCGTCGTCGTGAGCGCAGAGAGAGTCCCGCCCACGACGGACAGCGGTAGCCATCGATCTCGTCTATCGAGCCGTGGGCGACTCGAACGGAGTCCGCTTGCGGCTTTCCGCGTTACCCCGCCCCGAGAGCCGCAGGTGACACCTGGCGGCCCTTTTTCGTTGATGGGCGCCGCCAGCCCGCGCCGAGGAGCGCAAGCCATGCAAGACGTTGCCATCATCGGAGCCTCCGGTTACGGCGGGGGCGAGCTTCTACGCTGGCTGGCCGTGCACCCGCAGGCGCGCGTCGCGCTCGCCACCTCCCGCACCCACGCAGGAAAGCCGGTGAGCGCCGCCTTCCCCGGACTGGCCGGGCGTATGGACCTGACGCTCGCGGCCGAGGCCGCGCCGGACCAGATGGCGCGGTGCGCCGTCGTCTTCCTCGCCCGCGACAACGGCGCCGCCATGGACATGGCGCCCGGCCTGCTCGCGGCCGGATGCCGCGTGGTGGACCTGAGCGCCGACTTTCGCTTCCGCGACCCGGCCCACTACGAGGCCTGGTACGGCGCTGCCCACCGCAGCCCGCAGCTGACCCGCGGCGCGGCCTACGGCATGCCGGAACTGCACCGCGACGCCATCCGCGTGGCGCGCGTCGTGGGCAACCCGGGCTGCTACACGTCGGCGTCCATCCTGGCGCTCGCGCCACTCGTGGAGGCCGGCCTGGTGGAGCTCGACAGCATCGTGGTGGACGGCAAGTCCGGGCTCTCCGGCGCCGGGCGCAGCAAGTTCGGCCTGGACTACCACTTCGCCGAGGCCAACGAGAGCGTGTGGGCCTATAAGATCGCCGGCACCCACCGGCACACGCCGGAGATCGAGCAGGAGCTGAGCGCACTGGCCGGCCAGAGCGTCACCATCTCCTTCACGCCCTGCGTGGTGCCCATGACGCGCGGCATCCTGGCCAGCGCCTACGCCCGGCTGTCGGAGTACCGCTCCGCCGACGCCCTGCGCGAGCTCTACCGCGCGTTCTACCGCGACGCGCCATTCGTATGGGTGTCGGACGACCTGCCCGCCACCAAGCACACGCTCGGCTCCAACATGTGCCACATCGGGCTCGGAGTCGACGCGCGCACGAACCGCGTCACGGTGCTTGCGGCGCTCGACAATCTGGGCAAGGGGATGGCCGGACAGGCGGTGCAGAACATGAACCTGATGTGCGGCTGGGACGAGACCGCGGGCCTGGGCGCGCCGCCGCTCTGGCCCTGAGGACCGCCGGCCGTGCGAGCCGTTGCCCGAGGGCCATCCAGGCCGAGGATGAGCCCGCCTGCGTAACGACGCCGCGCCGCGCGTCGCGCACGGGGTGACCGCCGCCGAGCGCCTCTCCCTCGCGGGGGGCAACGTTCGCCGTGCCCGGCCCACACGGGCTCCGGGCACCCAGGGAGAAACCTACGCCAGCACCTGTCGGAACCGCCCGACGGGCACCGGCGGCGGCGCCGCGCCGCGCGCCTTCCGGATACCCGGGGATTGGCACATGCGATCACTGCGTCTGCTGTTCGTCCTGGGCGCTCTCGTGAGCGCCCTTCACCTCACTTCCGCGAGGGCCGTCGGCCTCGACGCCGCGCAGCGCTCCGCCCCGGCGCGCACCTACACCAACCCGGTCTGGGCGCACGACTTCCCAGATCCGTTCATCATCCATCACGGCGGTATGTTCTACGCGTACGCCACGGAGACCCGGGTGACCGGGTTCCAGGTGATGGAGTCGCCGGACCTCGTCCACTGGACCCACCGGGGCATTGCTCTGGAGGTGCCCTGGTCACGCGTGCACTACTGGGCGCCGGAGGTGGTGCGGCGGCGCGGAAAGTTCTACATGACCTACTCCGCCCTCAACCCGGCGACGCGCAAGCACGACATCGGCATCGCCACGAGCCGCTCGCCGCTCGGGCCGTTTACCCATCGCGCGGTGCTGGTGCGCGGCGACCAGAACCGCGTCGGCGTGATCGACGCCACGGTGTTCCTCGATCGCGGGCGGCCCTATCTCATCTACTCGGAGGAGGAGCCGCGCCGGATCGTGATGGC harbors:
- a CDS encoding N-acetyl-gamma-glutamyl-phosphate reductase, coding for MQDVAIIGASGYGGGELLRWLAVHPQARVALATSRTHAGKPVSAAFPGLAGRMDLTLAAEAAPDQMARCAVVFLARDNGAAMDMAPGLLAAGCRVVDLSADFRFRDPAHYEAWYGAAHRSPQLTRGAAYGMPELHRDAIRVARVVGNPGCYTSASILALAPLVEAGLVELDSIVVDGKSGLSGAGRSKFGLDYHFAEANESVWAYKIAGTHRHTPEIEQELSALAGQSVTISFTPCVVPMTRGILASAYARLSEYRSADALRELYRAFYRDAPFVWVSDDLPATKHTLGSNMCHIGLGVDARTNRVTVLAALDNLGKGMAGQAVQNMNLMCGWDETAGLGAPPLWP